In Hemiscyllium ocellatum isolate sHemOce1 chromosome 5, sHemOce1.pat.X.cur, whole genome shotgun sequence, the following are encoded in one genomic region:
- the LOC132816148 gene encoding peptidyl-prolyl cis-trans isomerase FKBP1B-like: MLQNGKKFDSSRDRGKPFKIKFGKQEVIKGWKEGVAQMSLGQRAKLTCTPDVAYGVTGHPGVIAANATLIELLKLE, from the coding sequence ATGTTGCAGAATGGAAAGAAGTTTGATTCTTCCAGAGACCGAGGCAAGCCTTTCAAAATCAAGTTTGGCAAGCAGGAAGTAATTAAAGGTTGGAAAGAAGGCGTAGCACAGATGAGTTTGGGGCAAAGGGCAAAACTGACCTGTACTCCCGATGTGGCATACGGTGTAACAGGTCACCCAGGAGTCATCGCAGCCAATGCCACCCTTATCGAGCTGCTGAAGTTGGAGTGA